The Myxococcus virescens genomic sequence GCCCGCACCTCGCCCTCGCGGTCGGTGACGCCGGGGAACAGCAGCAGGTTCAGCGCCAGGTACGCGCCGCGCTCACGCGCCAGGGCGATGGAGGCCTCCACGTCCTCCCAGCCGTACTTCACCGGCTTGTAGTAGGCCTCGTAGAGGTCCTTCACCGCCGAGTTGAGTGACACGCGGATGGCGTCCAGCCCCGCGTCGAAGAGGGCCTCCAGGCCGCGCGTGAGGCTGGCGTTGGTGTTGATGTTGATGGAGCCCGCCTGCGTGCGCGCCCGCATGTAGCGGATGGCCTCGGCAATCTGCTTCCAGCGCGTGAGCGGCTCGCCCTCGCAGCCCTGGCCGAAGCTCACCATGGTGCGGCCCGGCGCGTGCTCCAGGTGGAAGAGGCCAATCTGGCCCATCTCCTCGCCCGTGGGCCCGTCATCCATGCGCTCGTGCGACGCCGGTGGGCCGTCCGCCGGCTGGTCGGAGATGCAGCCCACGCAGCGCGCGTTGCACATGACGGACGCGGGGATGGCGGCCTCGTCACGCACGTAGAAGGTGTTCTGCGACGTGAAGCACCGATAGAGCATCGCGCACGTCTTGAGCTGCTTCAGCACCCGGTTGTCCGGGAAGCGCGCCATGTGCTTCGCCACCAGGTCCTTCATGTCCGGCGTGGAGAACCGCTCCGGGTCCCAGTGGGAGCGACGGTCGGTATGGATGGCCCACGCCACCGGCCCCTCACCCACCCAGGCCGCGGCGGTGTACGCCCACTGCGGCAGCACGGGGCCACTGCCCTTCACCTCGCCGGGGAGGAAGGTGCGCGTGTAGCCGGGGGGCAGCAGCGCGCCCACTGCGTTGGGGACAAACGTCTTGCCCCCCATCTTCATCTCCCGGACGAGCTCCAGCTCCCCTGTCTCCGGATGCAGGCCCACCGGGAGGCGCCCTGGCAGGTGGACGAGCCGCCCGGAGGACGGCAGCGGAATGGGCTTGTCCTGCGGAGGAACGAGCTCTTCGCCGCTGCGCAGCGTGGCGAGCAGGTACGGATGTTCCATCACCCGTCCCTTGGGGTCCGCGAATAGGAGCTTCGGAGCAGACGTCATGTCCCTGCTAACTAACACGAGCGGCGCACGCTTCATCACGCATCGCATCCAACGCCTCGCGTCATGTCTTCAGAGGTGTTTGACGCAAATGGCGCCCATGCCGGGCTGTCTGCCCGCGCCTTGATTCCCCCTTGGGCCCTCGTTAGGGTCCGCGCGCTTTTTTACGTCCCCCTCTCGGAGGCAGTCGTGATCGTCGGAGTTCCCAAGGAGATCAAAACCCGCGAGTACCGCGTCGGCATGGTGCCGGCTGGCGCCGCCGCCCTCATCGCCGCGGGTCACACGGTCCTGATCGAGACGAACGCCGGCGTTGGCTCCGGCATCCCCGATTCGGAGTACCAGCGCGTCGGCGCACAGATCGTCTCCACCGCGGACGAGGTCTGGAAGCGCTCGGAGATGATCATCAAGGTCAAGGAGCCCATCGCGCCCGAGTACGCGCGCATCCAGCCCGGCCAGATCATCTATACGTACTTCCACCTGGCCGGCGTGGACCCGGAGCTGACCAAGACGCTGCTCCAGAAGAAGGCCGCGGCCGTGGCCTATGAAACGCTTCAGCCGGACGACGGCAGCCTGCCGCTGCTCAAGCCCATGAGCGAGGTGGCCGGAAAGATGGCCATCCAGGTGGGCGCCAAGTGCCTGGAGCGGGCCCACGGCGGCAAGGGCATCCTCCTGGGCGGCGTGCCCGGCGTGCGCCGGGGCCGCGTCACCGTCATCGGCGGCGGCGTGGTGGGCCTGTGCGCCGCCAAGGTGGCGGTGGGCATGGGCGCCGAGGTCACCCTCATCGACGTCAACATGGAGCGCCTCACCTACCTGGATGACGTGTTCCTCGGCCGCGTCGGCGTGCTGGCCTCCGACTCGGAGAGCATCTCCCGCTCCGTGCGCGAGGCCGACCTCGTCGTGGGCGCGGTGCTCATCCCCGGTCGCAAGGCCCCGAAGCTCGTCTCCGAGGCCCTCATCTCGGAGATGAGCCCGGGCTCCGTGGTGGTCGACGTGGCGGTGGACCAGGGTGGCTGCATCGAGACGTGCAAGCCCACCACCCACGACAACCCCACGTTCGAGGTCCACGGCGTCGTCCACTACTGCGTCGCCAACATGCCCGGCGCCGTGCCGCAGACGTCCACCTACGCCCTCACCAACGTCACCCGCCCCTATTCGCTCCGGATCGCCAACCTGGGCCTGGCGGCGGCCGTGAAGGAGGACCGCGCCCTCGCGCGTGCGATGAACACCTACAACGGCCACGTCACCTACGAGGCCGTCGCGAAAGACATGGGCTACCCCTACATGCCCATCGCGGACGCGCTCGCCGGCAAGTAAGCCCGGTAAGCAGGTAAACGACGCAGTCCCTGGCGGGGAGGTTCGGATGGCGACATCCGGCCTCCCCGCTCGTTATCTCTGCTAGGGAATATGTTTCCCTGGCCGGCGTCGTGTATTCCCGAAGCGGGCGTCCGGGCGGGTGTCGTGGGATGCCGTTGTTGCCCTGGTTGTTCCCGTGCATACATTTGGCGGGTAAGCGACAACTCATTCCCCTTTTGTTTCGGGCCCTTGGAAGGCGGGACATGTTGGATTTCAGGCAACCCAACCGGACGAAGCAGGAATTCGAAGAGCTGGCGCTCGCCCATCTGGACCCGCTCTATTCGGCGGCGCTGCGCCTGACGAAGAACGAGCGCGACGCCGAGGACCTGGTGCAGGACACCTGCATGCGGGCGTACCGCTTCTTCGACAAGTTCGAGCGCGGGACGAACATCAAGGCCTGGCTCTTCAAGATTCTCACCAACACCTTCATCAACCGCTACCGGCGGAAGGTGAAAGAGCGCACGGTGGTCGAAGGCGTGGAGCGCGAGGCCGTCCACGAGCGCTTCGTGAGCCGGGACGCGACGGACTTCGCGGCCAACCCCGAGCAGTACTTCTTCGACCGGCTCCTGTCGGACGACGTGCTGCGGGCCATTGACGCGCTGCCCATCGACTTCCGGCTGGTGGTCATCCTCGCGGACCTCCAGGAGTTCTCCTACAAGGAGATCGCGGAGATTCTCGAGTGCCCCGTGGGCACGGTCATGAGCCGCCTGTTCCGCGGACGCAAGCTCCTGCAGAAGAACCTGCGTGAGTACGCCGAGGGCCAGGGCGTATTCCGGCACGACGGGGAGCCGGTGAACGCCCCCGCGGACCTGGAAGAGTATCGCCACAGGAAGAAGACAGGGTAGAAACCCGTTCCTAGCGCGCGCCATGAACTGCCAGGACCTCGACCGGCTGCTCTATCCCTACCTCGACGGCGAATTTCAGCCCGAGGAACGAGTGGACCTCGAAACCCACCTCTCCGGGTGCGCTGATTGCCGGCGCCGCGCGGAGGAAGAGAAGCAGATGCAGCAGGCGCTGCGGCGAGCCGCGCGCCACTCCGTCTCAGGCATGCGGGCCCCCGCCTCGCTCCGGGCCGGCATCCAAGTGGGCCTCCAGCAGGAGCAGCGCCGCGTCCAGTTCGGCGTCTGGCTGCGCGCGGGGGCCATGGCGTTGGTGGTGGTGACGGTGGGCGGCGGCTGGGCCGCGTTCCACGCCGAGCAGCGGCTGAGCGCGGCCAGGACGGAAGCGGTGCAGCGCCACAGCAAGAGCAAGGCGCTCCCCTTCGAGATTGCCTCCAACACGCCGGAGCAGGTGGAGGAGTGGTTCAAGGACAAGGTGGATCCGCGCATCACCGTCCCGCAGATTCCCAAGGCGAAGCCGCTGGGCGGGCGCATCTCCATCCTCAACGGCCGCGAAGTCGCGTACATCAGCTACGAGACCCTTCCGGACAACGAAGGTGAGCCGAGCCGCCGCTTGGGCGTCTTCGTGCTCCCTGGCGACAACGAAGTCGTCATCCCGAAGTTCCAGGCCCTGCAAGCCGTGGAAGTGGACTCCGCGCAGGGCTTCAACGTCGTCACCTGGCGCGACGATGAAATCGTCTACGAGATGGTGACGGACATGGACGAAAGCGACATCCGCCGGATGCTCGCCGAGCGCGACAGCGGTGAGAAGCTCGCGCGCAAGTCCGCGCCGGAGGCCGACGAGCCGCTGTATTCGCTCCCGCCCGCGCCGCGCACGCCGCACTCCTGGCCTCCCATCTCCATCGAGCCGGTGACGTACCCTCAGTGACGGAAACGTCGGCTGCGTGACGGCGCTTGCCCGCTCCTCGGGCAGCCGGAATTCCGCCCGGTCCGAACATTGACGCTCCCGCGCATGGCCGATAGCCTCGACGCACATCATCACCTTGCGCGTCGCGGCCGGTAGGGCGTTTGTGCGCGCCGCACACCAGGACGGGCCGTCCCTCCATGTCGAAGAAAATCCTGATCGTCGAAAGCGACACCGCGCTCTCCGCCACCCTGCGCTCGGCCCTGGAGGGCCGGGGCTTCACGGTCGACGAGACGACCGACGGCAAGGGCAGTGTGGAGCAGATCCGCAGGGACCGACCGGACCTCGTGGTGCTCGCGGTGGACCTGTCCGCAGGACAGAACGGCTACCTCATCTGCGGCAAGCTGAAGAAGGACGATGACCTCAAGAACGTCCCCATCGTCATCATCGGCAACCCGGACGGCTTCGCGCAGCACCGAAAGCTGAAGGCCCACGCCGACGAGTACGTCGCCAAGCCGGTGGACGCGGATCAGCTGGTGGAGCGCGCGGGTGCGCTGATCGGCTTCCCCGAGCTGCCCGCCACCGAGGACGTCGTCGACGAGAGCCTCACGCTGGACGCGCTCGGCGACGAGCCGATGACGGCGGACTTCGGCGAGGAGATCTCCGTGGAGACCGCGGAGGAGCCTTCCGTCACGGGCGAGGAGCTGGACCTGGACGCCGCCTTCGGCGACCTGTCCGCGCCCGAGGAGACGCCGTCCTTCGAGGAAGAAGTCGTCGTCGCGCCGCCCGAGGCGGTGGTGGAAGGCGTGGAGGAGGACTTCTCCACGCTCGACTCGCTGGGCACCGACTCGGAGGATCCGCTCGAGGGGCTGGATGACGCCTCCGACGAGAAGACGGTGATCGGCTTCATCGCTCCGGCCCCCGTGGCCGCGCCTCCGCCCGAGCCGCCCCGCGCCGTCGCGCCGCCCCCGGTGCCCCGTCCCACCGCACCGCCCCGCCCTGCCCCGCCGCCCGTCGCGGTGGCGCCCGCGGCCGACGCCGCGGAGCTGCGCAGCCTGCGCGCGAAGGTGGCCGAACTGCAGGCCGAGCTCGATGACTCGCGTGGCGCGGCGTCCCACGCCGAGGAGCGCGTGCGTGACCTGGAGGCGCAGCTGGAGAGCCAGGCCACGGAGCTGGAGGCGGCCCGGGCGTCCTCGGGGAAGAACGACAAGGACACCTTCGCCCTCCGCGACGCGGCCAACAAGAAGGACAAGGAGATCCTCCGCCTCAAGACGGAGCTGAATCAGAAGGACCAGGAGATCATCGAGCTCAAGGACCAGAGCCTGGAGCTGGAGCAGAAGGCCAGCACCGCCGAGACCGAGCTCGCCCAGCGCGACGCCCAGCTCAAGACGCTGACCGCCCGGGCGGAGTCGCTCGCCGCGGACCGCAAGCGCGTGGACCAGCAGCTGGCCGCGGCCAAGGAAGAGGCCCGGGGCGCGTCCGCGCAGCTCACCGCGCTGCAGACGGAGCTGGACCAGCACCAGGCCCAGGCGCATGCCTACGCCGCGGAGCTGGAGGAGCTGCGCGCTCGCGCCGGACAGTTGGAGGCGGACGTCCAGGCCGCGCAGCATGAGGCCGAGGACCTGCGCGTCCAGTTGGGCCAGGCCCAGGTGGAGCTGTCCGAGCAGAGCAGCCGCGCCAGCACGGAGGCCGACGAACTGCGCGGCCGTATCGCCGAGCTGGAGGCCGCCACGGCCCGCAACGAGGAGCGCGTGACGCGCCTCTACGCGCGCATCAAGAGCGAGGAGAAGCTGCGCGAGAAGACGAAGAAGGCGCTCGTCATCGCTCAGCAGCTTCTGGACGAGCCCGCATCTTCGGTGGCGGACGACGCCAGCGAAGCGGCAGCCTAGTCGCACGGGCCGCGCTCCCCGGGCCACCCGTGCCCGGGGCACCGCCAGCCCCCTACCCCTGCTTCTTTGGGGTCGTCTTCTTCTCGTGCAGCTTCTTCGCGAAGCCCTGCACGGCCGCGGGCACGTTCTTGTCGCGGCTGAGGTCCTTCAGCTCGGCGTCGCGGAACGAGTTGAGGAACTTCATGGTGACGGTGAGCGGGACCTTGGGGTTCTTCACCAGCGCCATCTTCACCTTGTGGTTCTTCGTCCACTCGCGGTTGTTGTAGATGACGCGCAGCACGTCATCCATCATCGCGCGGTTGGCGGCGCACGAAAGCACCTCACCGTCGGTGATGCGCGGGCTGCGGATGACGGCCACCGCCACCAGCTTGTTCGTCTCGCGGATGAGCGCGGTGCGGGCTTCCTTGTTGCCCAGCGTGGCCAGCTTGATCTTCTCCGCGATGGACATGCGCATCACGCGCTGGGCCAGCGTCAGGCGCTTGCCCTCCTCCATGGGCGCGGCGGACTCGTCCGCGGCCTCCTGGAACTCCTGGAGCACCTCCTCCGCGGTGGGGCCCTGCGGCGGCGGCGCCTCCGCGGCCTCGGGGCCGAAGACGCGCACGCGCGCGGCCTTCATCTGCGGCACGTCCACCAGCGTCAGGCCGCTGCGCACCGCGAAGTCGCAGACGTTGTCGATGAGCGACACCGGCGCGCTCGCGTTGGCGCAGAGGTTCCGGAGGATGTCCTCGTGGCGCAACAGACGGAGCTGGTTCTGCCCGATGATCTCCGCCAGCTTCGGGCTGCAGTCCTTCGCCACGTCCGCCACCGCGTCGTCCGGCGTGCTGGCGTTGAGGACCAGCATCTCCGCGTAGGCCTCGTTGCCCTTCACGAGCCCCAGGAGGTAGCCGAGCACCTGCGGCTGCACCTCTTCGTCACGCAGCGCGGAGCCCAGGATCCTGTCCGGCAGCCCCGCGGCGGTCTTCGCGGCCGTCTCGCGCACGTTCGCGTCCGGGTCGAACGTGAGCATGTAGAGCGCGCCCACCATGTCGGAGGGGCTGAGCGGAATGAGCGACTTCGCCGCCATCATCCGCAGCGGCACCGGCGCCGCGGGGTCCACGTGCTTGCGCAGGTTGGGCGGCAGGAACTCCGCATCGAAGGGACAGCCCGGCGGCGGCGCCGGGACGGCGTTGGGAGCGGCAGTGGTCATGACGCGTGATTCCTTCCGTAGATGATGCGCAGGCCCTCGAGCGTGAGGAACTCATCCACCTGGTGGATGGCCTTGGACTCGCTGGCCACCAGCGACGCGAGCCCTCCGGTAGCGACGACCTTCACCGGAAAGCCCAGTTCGGCCTGCATGCGGGCGCAGATGCCGTCCACCATGCCCACGTAGCCGTAGACGAGCCCGGCCTGCATGGAGTGCACGGTGTTGCGCCCGATGACATGCGGAGGCCGCGCGAACTCCACGCGCGGCAACTTGGAGGCGTTCTGGAACAGCGCCTCCATGGAGATGTTGATGCCGGGGCAGATGCAGCCCCCCAGGTACTCTCCCTTCGGCGACACCGCGTCGAACGTCGTCGCGGTGCCGAAGTCCACGACCACCACGCCGGCGTGGTGCCTCTCGTAGGCGGACACCGCGTTGACGATGCGGTCCGCGCCCACCTCCCGGGGGTTGTCGTAGAGGATGGGCATGCCCGTCTTCACGCCGGGCCCGATGAACATGGGACGGATGCGGAAGTACCGCTCGCTCATCTTCTCCAGGTTGGACTGGAGCGGCGGCACCACGCTGGAGACGACGACCGCTGTCACCTTCATCGGGTCGATGCCGCGATGGGTGAAGAGCTGCCGGACCAGGATGCCGTACTCATCCGAGGTGCGGCGCGTGCTGGTCTCCACGCGCCAGTGGTCGAGCAGGCGCCGGCCCTCGAACACTCCGAGCACGGTGTTGGTATTGCCGACGTCGATGGCCAGGAGCATCACACCGCGCACTCTACCGCCGTGGGCGCAGCTGCTCCACGTCGCCCGCCAACACGCGTTCGAGCGAGCCCTCCGCCGTCCGGACCAGCAGCGCCCCGGATGGGTCGATGTCCTCGGCCCGTCCCCGCAGCTCCTGCCGGTCGGTGCGCACGAGCACGTCCTGCCCCAGCGTGGAGGACAGCGCCTTCCAGCGGGCACGCACCGCGTCGAAGCCCGTGTCCAGGTAGAGGTCCAGCCACTCCTCCAGCCGCGTCCAGAGCGACGCGGCGAAGCGAGCCCGGTGTACCGGCTGCCCCAGGGCCAGCGACAACGACGTGGCGGTGGCCCGCAGCTCCTCCGGGAAGTGTTCGGCCTGGGAGTTGAGATTGACCCCCACGCCCACGATGACGAAGTGCACGCGCTCGGGTTCGGCGGACAGCTCGGTGAGGATTCCAGCGACCTTGAGGCCGTCGATGTGGACGTCGTTGGGCCACTTGATGGCGGCCTCCACGCCCGCGTCGCGCAGCGACTCCGCCAGCGCCACGGCCGCCACCAACGTCAGCTCCGGTGCGCGCTGGGGCGGCAGGCCCGGACGGAGGATGGCGGAGAAGTAGAGGTTGAGGCCCGGCGGGGACACCCAGGTGCGGCCCCGGCGCCCCTTGCCCGCGGTCTGCTGCTCGGCCACCACGACCTCACCGTGCCTGGCGCCATCCTGGGCCATGCGGAAGGCCTTCTCGTTGGTGGAAGGCAGCGATTCGTGGTGGTGGATGGTGCGGCCCAGGTCGCGGGTGTCCAGCAGCGGGCCCACCTCGAGCGAGGTGAGCCGGTCCGGCACCTCCACCAGCCGGTAGCCTCGCGCGGACACCGCCTCGATGCGGTACCCCTTCGCGCGCAGGGCCTCCACGTGCTTCCACACCGCCGTGCGTGACAGGCCCAGCTTGCTGGAGAGCGCCTCACCGGAGGTGTAATCGCCCCCGCTTTCCGACAGGAAGCTCAGGATGAGCTCTTCCTGGGTCTGCTCGTTCGCATTGGCGGCCACTGCGGCACCTCGTGGAGAGTCTCCACCGTATCAGCATCACTCCGAAGGCGGCGCCACGCCGTCTCGGAGCTGCCAGGCCGTCAGCTCCAGGGAGGTCTGCGGCACCAGCTGGCCGTTGGTCTCCACGGCCATTTCGATGCGCACCATGCCGACGCCAGGCGCGAACGTCATCGTGTTCACCAACGTGGTCTTGGCGTCTGCCCGGTTGCGGCCCTCCACCTGGACACAGCGCGGGAAGGTGCCCGCGGGCGTCTCACAGGAGTCCCCCGCCTGGACGATGTGGTAGCGCTCCGTGGAGGACACGGACACCACGTTCGTCCACGAGTGCCCGGTCCTCACTGGACCGCGCAGCAGGTAGCGCTTGGGATCTCTCAAGCCGTAGCCGTCCAGCGAGAGCTGACCGCCCTGGCTG encodes the following:
- a CDS encoding radical SAM protein; its protein translation is MTSAPKLLFADPKGRVMEHPYLLATLRSGEELVPPQDKPIPLPSSGRLVHLPGRLPVGLHPETGELELVREMKMGGKTFVPNAVGALLPPGYTRTFLPGEVKGSGPVLPQWAYTAAAWVGEGPVAWAIHTDRRSHWDPERFSTPDMKDLVAKHMARFPDNRVLKQLKTCAMLYRCFTSQNTFYVRDEAAIPASVMCNARCVGCISDQPADGPPASHERMDDGPTGEEMGQIGLFHLEHAPGRTMVSFGQGCEGEPLTRWKQIAEAIRYMRARTQAGSININTNASLTRGLEALFDAGLDAIRVSLNSAVKDLYEAYYKPVKYGWEDVEASIALARERGAYLALNLLLFPGVTDREGEVRALERLVKKYRVDQVQTRSLCIDPLQYLEVARERGAGGEPVGIRTLLQRLKAARPGLIVGNFARGLEERENAAGVR
- the ald gene encoding alanine dehydrogenase, with protein sequence MIVGVPKEIKTREYRVGMVPAGAAALIAAGHTVLIETNAGVGSGIPDSEYQRVGAQIVSTADEVWKRSEMIIKVKEPIAPEYARIQPGQIIYTYFHLAGVDPELTKTLLQKKAAAVAYETLQPDDGSLPLLKPMSEVAGKMAIQVGAKCLERAHGGKGILLGGVPGVRRGRVTVIGGGVVGLCAAKVAVGMGAEVTLIDVNMERLTYLDDVFLGRVGVLASDSESISRSVREADLVVGAVLIPGRKAPKLVSEALISEMSPGSVVVDVAVDQGGCIETCKPTTHDNPTFEVHGVVHYCVANMPGAVPQTSTYALTNVTRPYSLRIANLGLAAAVKEDRALARAMNTYNGHVTYEAVAKDMGYPYMPIADALAGK
- a CDS encoding sigma-70 family RNA polymerase sigma factor, with product MLDFRQPNRTKQEFEELALAHLDPLYSAALRLTKNERDAEDLVQDTCMRAYRFFDKFERGTNIKAWLFKILTNTFINRYRRKVKERTVVEGVEREAVHERFVSRDATDFAANPEQYFFDRLLSDDVLRAIDALPIDFRLVVILADLQEFSYKEIAEILECPVGTVMSRLFRGRKLLQKNLREYAEGQGVFRHDGEPVNAPADLEEYRHRKKTG
- a CDS encoding anti-sigma factor family protein, giving the protein MNCQDLDRLLYPYLDGEFQPEERVDLETHLSGCADCRRRAEEEKQMQQALRRAARHSVSGMRAPASLRAGIQVGLQQEQRRVQFGVWLRAGAMALVVVTVGGGWAAFHAEQRLSAARTEAVQRHSKSKALPFEIASNTPEQVEEWFKDKVDPRITVPQIPKAKPLGGRISILNGREVAYISYETLPDNEGEPSRRLGVFVLPGDNEVVIPKFQALQAVEVDSAQGFNVVTWRDDEIVYEMVTDMDESDIRRMLAERDSGEKLARKSAPEADEPLYSLPPAPRTPHSWPPISIEPVTYPQ
- a CDS encoding response regulator, whose product is MSKKILIVESDTALSATLRSALEGRGFTVDETTDGKGSVEQIRRDRPDLVVLAVDLSAGQNGYLICGKLKKDDDLKNVPIVIIGNPDGFAQHRKLKAHADEYVAKPVDADQLVERAGALIGFPELPATEDVVDESLTLDALGDEPMTADFGEEISVETAEEPSVTGEELDLDAAFGDLSAPEETPSFEEEVVVAPPEAVVEGVEEDFSTLDSLGTDSEDPLEGLDDASDEKTVIGFIAPAPVAAPPPEPPRAVAPPPVPRPTAPPRPAPPPVAVAPAADAAELRSLRAKVAELQAELDDSRGAASHAEERVRDLEAQLESQATELEAARASSGKNDKDTFALRDAANKKDKEILRLKTELNQKDQEIIELKDQSLELEQKASTAETELAQRDAQLKTLTARAESLAADRKRVDQQLAAAKEEARGASAQLTALQTELDQHQAQAHAYAAELEELRARAGQLEADVQAAQHEAEDLRVQLGQAQVELSEQSSRASTEADELRGRIAELEAATARNEERVTRLYARIKSEEKLREKTKKALVIAQQLLDEPASSVADDASEAAA
- a CDS encoding type III pantothenate kinase, with protein sequence MLLAIDVGNTNTVLGVFEGRRLLDHWRVETSTRRTSDEYGILVRQLFTHRGIDPMKVTAVVVSSVVPPLQSNLEKMSERYFRIRPMFIGPGVKTGMPILYDNPREVGADRIVNAVSAYERHHAGVVVVDFGTATTFDAVSPKGEYLGGCICPGINISMEALFQNASKLPRVEFARPPHVIGRNTVHSMQAGLVYGYVGMVDGICARMQAELGFPVKVVATGGLASLVASESKAIHQVDEFLTLEGLRIIYGRNHAS
- a CDS encoding biotin--[acetyl-CoA-carboxylase] ligase encodes the protein MAANANEQTQEELILSFLSESGGDYTSGEALSSKLGLSRTAVWKHVEALRAKGYRIEAVSARGYRLVEVPDRLTSLEVGPLLDTRDLGRTIHHHESLPSTNEKAFRMAQDGARHGEVVVAEQQTAGKGRRGRTWVSPPGLNLYFSAILRPGLPPQRAPELTLVAAVALAESLRDAGVEAAIKWPNDVHIDGLKVAGILTELSAEPERVHFVIVGVGVNLNSQAEHFPEELRATATSLSLALGQPVHRARFAASLWTRLEEWLDLYLDTGFDAVRARWKALSSTLGQDVLVRTDRQELRGRAEDIDPSGALLVRTAEGSLERVLAGDVEQLRPRR